The Prochlorococcus sp. MIT 0603 DNA window TTTTAGAAATGTCAGATAAGGAGGAAATACCTTCCATAGATAATATTTTTGTTGATTTTGTTCACCCAAATCCCAATATTAATCAACAAGCATTTTCAAATATGAAGAAATTTTGGCCAGAAGAGTCTATAGCCATATTGACAAAAAATTTAGATAGTAAAAATGTTGTGCTTAGGAGGAAATCTGTTAAGGCACTTGCTTCTTTTGGGAAAGCAATTGTAAAAGAGATTATTCAATTATATTTTCTTAGCAAAGAGAATATTCAAAGAATTAGTTGCTTAAAAATCCTAACAATAGTTGCATCTTCAAATTCTCTTGATGATTTAAGAGAAGAAATCAAAAGCTTAATTGAAATTGCTATAAAGGACGATTCAGTTGAATCTATATTAATAACAGTTTCTTTGCTCAGGCAGCTTGGAAATCAATCTCTGCCATGCTTGAAATCATTATGTAGGGATAATAATGTATTAAGAGCAAAAGCTGCAATAACTGCATTATCTGAGATAACTGCATTATCTGAGATAACTGATCCTAGTATTAAGGATTTCCTTGTTATGATTGCAGATGATATATCTTTGGATTCAATTGTTAGAGAAAGTGCTTTGGATGTTCTAAATAAATGATTATAAATATCATTATTTTGATTTAGACATGCCATCAAGATTTGATATGCATAGTTTGAGAATATTTTTCACATCTGTATCTTTTTCTTTTAAAAGTAT harbors:
- a CDS encoding HEAT repeat domain-containing protein, whose product is MSDKEEIPSIDNIFVDFVHPNPNINQQAFSNMKKFWPEESIAILTKNLDSKNVVLRRKSVKALASFGKAIVKEIIQLYFLSKENIQRISCLKILTIVASSNSLDDLREEIKSLIEIAIKDDSVESILITVSLLRQLGNQSLPCLKSLCRDNNVLRAKAAITALSEITALSEITDPSIKDFLVMIADDISLDSIVRESALDVLNK